A part of Sediminispirochaeta bajacaliforniensis DSM 16054 genomic DNA contains:
- a CDS encoding MarR family winged helix-turn-helix transcriptional regulator — MNKELLLFTFLSVAKELHKQAFGLVEEIGVHHGQPRLVNLLREKDGRSLSEIAGLLHSETATISKMVKRMEHAGYLVRRSDPNDNRVTRIFLSASGRALGDKIDKLHQKMNDLLCAPLSNEEEKTLHTILKKIQAAIQEDEKQS, encoded by the coding sequence ATGAACAAGGAACTATTACTTTTCACCTTCCTCTCCGTAGCAAAAGAGCTACATAAGCAAGCCTTCGGCCTTGTGGAGGAGATCGGTGTGCATCACGGTCAGCCGCGTTTGGTTAATCTCTTGAGAGAAAAGGACGGACGGTCCCTTAGTGAAATAGCAGGCCTCCTCCATTCAGAAACGGCGACCATATCCAAGATGGTCAAACGGATGGAACATGCAGGCTATCTTGTTCGGCGCAGCGATCCGAACGATAACCGGGTGACCAGAATTTTTCTCTCGGCTTCGGGGCGTGCTTTGGGAGATAAGATCGACAAGCTGCATCAGAAGATGAATGATCTGCTCTGCGCCCCCCTTAGCAATGAGGAAGAGAAAACCTTGCACACTATCCTGAAAAAAATTCAGGCTGCAATCCAAGAAGACGAGAAACAATCATGA
- a CDS encoding chemotaxis protein CheW gives MSEEPITRTFLTFSLADESYAIDIHWVREVLAYQKVTRVPRAPDILSGVINIRGKVIPVIDLRQNLRLGESKTPGQSTSIIVLEINLEETLSMGIIVDDVHEVIEIENAQIQSTQNIRNFQDTMVVKEIAKEDDNLIMILDLEGLLDRDSLTVIAGYENESHRESGHLTGSTASV, from the coding sequence ATGAGTGAAGAACCTATCACCAGGACCTTTCTTACCTTCTCTCTGGCAGATGAGTCGTATGCAATCGATATTCACTGGGTGAGGGAGGTCCTTGCCTACCAAAAGGTGACACGGGTCCCCAGGGCGCCTGATATTCTTTCGGGAGTTATCAATATCCGGGGGAAAGTGATTCCGGTTATCGACCTAAGACAAAATCTCCGGTTAGGCGAAAGTAAAACTCCCGGACAAAGTACATCGATCATTGTGCTTGAGATTAATCTTGAGGAAACCCTTTCCATGGGGATTATTGTAGACGATGTTCATGAGGTCATCGAAATTGAGAATGCCCAGATCCAGTCGACACAAAACATCCGCAACTTTCAGGACACAATGGTGGTCAAGGAGATAGCAAAGGAAGATGATAATCTCATTATGATTCTTGATCTTGAAGGCTTACTCGACCGCGATAGTCTCACCGTCATTGCCGGTTATGAAAATGAAAGCCATAGGGAATCCGGCCATTTAACGGGAAGCACCGCATCGGTATAA
- a CDS encoding ATP-binding cassette domain-containing protein, which yields MTAQAESPEFEMEIGTKLDRFTVELSFSCRPGEVLAVVGPSGAGKTTLLRIIAGFMHPGEGFIRLGDTVFFDKQAHIHLPPQGRRVGLVTQEYTLFPHMTIRENLAFAHNGGPDPVDLLEASGIAHLADRRPDKISGGERQRAALCRILAMSPNMLLLDEPFSALDIENRIILQEMIIKVGRERKIPIIHVTHDLSNALRYADRILAINEGREDRAWLDRQLEYLERNAVLARR from the coding sequence TTGACAGCACAAGCAGAGTCCCCTGAATTCGAGATGGAAATCGGTACGAAGCTCGATCGCTTTACCGTGGAACTATCCTTTTCGTGTCGACCGGGCGAGGTCCTTGCGGTTGTCGGACCATCAGGGGCCGGTAAAACAACACTGTTACGGATAATTGCCGGTTTTATGCACCCAGGCGAAGGCTTTATTCGACTTGGCGATACCGTTTTTTTCGATAAGCAGGCGCACATACACCTTCCTCCGCAGGGGCGTCGGGTCGGACTTGTCACCCAAGAGTATACCCTCTTCCCTCACATGACGATCCGGGAGAACCTTGCCTTTGCCCATAACGGCGGTCCCGATCCCGTGGACCTCCTTGAGGCGAGCGGAATCGCTCATCTTGCCGATCGTCGCCCCGATAAGATCTCGGGAGGAGAGCGGCAGCGTGCGGCCCTCTGCCGTATCCTGGCCATGTCCCCCAATATGCTGCTTTTGGACGAACCATTTTCCGCTCTCGATATTGAAAATCGCATCATCCTTCAGGAGATGATTATCAAGGTCGGCAGAGAACGAAAGATACCGATTATTCATGTCACCCACGACCTTTCGAACGCCCTCCGCTATGCCGACAGGATCCTTGCCATCAACGAGGGGAGGGAGGATAGGGCCTGGCTCGATCGCCAGCTTGAGTACCTGGAACGCAACGCCGTTCTTGCACGGCGATAA
- a CDS encoding HAMP domain-containing methyl-accepting chemotaxis protein, whose translation MFKNMKIGTKLVSISFVILVLSLGAVGYVSISKARDGLLNLEYEQMNYRLAELSEAIENILTTEQKVVIGIGTSAQITDWAATKSNEAMVVLRRYLREIVDDHELGGNYQSLFVTDEKGTAVVSSDDDAIGLQLRERDYFKKAKEGSAAFGQVIENVMTNAPVIPISVPLHTDGEFRGALVALVDLSVLKEMTRDAKIGETGYAFITDSEGVIIAHPEESIVFSTNVRELAGMEQIAGEMANGESGIDEYSFEGETKTAGFAPIKLTNWSIALTLSNEEFLAPVATVTRAIIIIAAVSLLIAFFAFFFFSRSLTKPINQGVGFADQIASGQLDAQLHNRNNDEIGRLVGALTKMKENLIHTISQVKLSTSQVSTGSQQLSSTAEQLSQGATEQAASVEEVSSSMEEMSANISQNADNAMQTEKIAIQAASDAEESGNAVMEAVNALNQIAEKITIIEEIARQTNMLSLNASIEAARAGEHGKGFAVVAAEVGKLAARSKSAAGEIGNLSTSSVAVADKAQQMLTKLVPNIHKTAELVQEISAASREQSKGAEQINVAISQLDEVIQQNASASEEMASVATELNNQAQELQRTIDYFVIDEHENTKREYPIAVEAPRQVPKQAIRHITRKNPEMETAITLSSKIDSDDFEQF comes from the coding sequence ATGTTCAAAAACATGAAGATAGGGACAAAGCTTGTCTCCATAAGCTTTGTCATTCTCGTACTGTCTCTCGGGGCGGTGGGCTACGTATCCATAAGCAAAGCAAGGGACGGGTTGCTCAATCTGGAATACGAGCAAATGAACTATCGTCTTGCGGAATTATCCGAAGCCATCGAGAACATCCTTACAACAGAACAAAAGGTTGTTATCGGTATCGGAACCAGTGCACAGATAACGGACTGGGCCGCGACAAAAAGCAACGAAGCGATGGTCGTATTACGTCGGTATCTTCGGGAAATCGTAGACGACCATGAACTTGGCGGAAATTATCAATCGCTCTTTGTGACGGACGAAAAGGGAACCGCAGTGGTCTCCTCCGATGACGACGCCATCGGTCTCCAGCTGAGGGAAAGAGATTACTTCAAGAAGGCAAAGGAGGGTTCCGCCGCCTTTGGCCAGGTCATAGAGAATGTAATGACAAACGCTCCGGTCATACCCATTAGCGTTCCGCTTCACACAGATGGAGAGTTCAGGGGGGCTCTGGTTGCGTTAGTGGATCTGTCGGTGCTGAAAGAGATGACAAGGGATGCCAAGATAGGTGAGACCGGATACGCCTTTATAACAGACTCCGAAGGAGTTATCATTGCCCATCCCGAGGAGAGCATCGTTTTTTCGACAAATGTGAGGGAACTTGCCGGCATGGAGCAAATCGCCGGAGAAATGGCGAACGGCGAAAGCGGCATCGATGAGTATTCTTTCGAAGGCGAGACAAAAACCGCCGGTTTCGCCCCCATCAAACTTACCAATTGGTCCATAGCCCTGACGTTATCGAACGAGGAATTTCTCGCTCCGGTGGCCACCGTTACAAGGGCGATCATCATCATTGCGGCAGTCTCCTTGCTTATCGCCTTCTTCGCCTTCTTCTTCTTTTCCCGAAGCCTCACCAAACCGATCAACCAGGGGGTCGGCTTTGCAGATCAGATTGCAAGCGGCCAACTCGACGCACAATTGCATAATCGAAACAATGACGAAATAGGCAGGCTTGTAGGGGCCTTAACAAAGATGAAGGAGAATCTGATTCATACCATCTCGCAGGTCAAGCTATCCACATCGCAAGTATCAACAGGAAGTCAGCAGCTCAGCAGTACAGCCGAGCAACTTTCTCAAGGGGCTACGGAGCAGGCCGCGTCGGTAGAGGAGGTTTCCTCCTCTATGGAGGAGATGAGCGCAAACATCAGTCAGAATGCCGATAATGCGATGCAGACGGAAAAGATTGCGATCCAGGCCGCATCGGATGCGGAAGAGAGCGGGAATGCCGTTATGGAGGCGGTAAACGCCCTCAACCAGATTGCCGAAAAAATCACCATTATCGAAGAGATAGCGCGGCAGACAAACATGCTTTCGCTAAACGCTTCCATCGAAGCCGCAAGGGCAGGAGAGCACGGAAAGGGATTTGCCGTGGTCGCCGCAGAGGTAGGAAAACTTGCGGCAAGGAGCAAGAGTGCCGCCGGGGAAATAGGGAACCTCTCGACATCTTCGGTCGCGGTCGCCGACAAGGCACAGCAAATGCTGACAAAACTGGTACCCAATATCCATAAGACGGCCGAATTGGTCCAGGAGATCAGCGCGGCCAGCAGGGAACAAAGTAAGGGTGCAGAACAGATCAATGTGGCAATCAGTCAACTTGATGAGGTTATTCAGCAAAATGCCTCGGCTTCCGAAGAGATGGCATCGGTTGCCACCGAACTGAACAACCAGGCTCAGGAGCTGCAGAGGACAATAGACTACTTTGTCATTGACGAACATGAAAACACAAAGCGGGAGTACCCGATAGCAGTGGAAGCCCCCCGGCAGGTTCCCAAACAGGCAATCAGGCACATAACGCGAAAAAATCCGGAAATGGAGACCGCCATCACACTTTCATCCAAGATCGATTCAGATGACTTTGAGCAGTTTTAA
- a CDS encoding PAS domain-containing protein yields the protein MNCDLCPIAVATFDQDIRLLHANASFRTLFGVKDTDIIVGLPISYFLPDLRDNEAIIEAIRRTGTFTNLSHSFRRKKRKRRKELITVAVQFFSRDKESVSASFMEVGIPLFSKELAEFTFANSSHWIAETDEKGVYTFTSEHVHYLLGKSPNYFIGKKIDDTIVPEDRPKVRTILKKHQNEETIESHYLKRMFGADGEIKIMATTVVSLFDRKGTLRGLREISKDITASYRKNKKLKAMEQQISDLQAAVRIILSEEFRQKAIPPKNISPLMLVVNAVLLNLEHDPEEIRNKKIAYLKEFFASPTHLLNDRLTSLTSRELQIAGLIRDGYTSKEIASIMHMSSRTVENYRQSIRKKLGIIHSSVSLKETLEQIFSENAT from the coding sequence ATGAACTGTGACCTTTGCCCGATTGCTGTCGCAACCTTCGATCAAGATATCAGGCTACTTCACGCCAATGCTTCGTTCCGAACCTTGTTTGGAGTGAAGGATACCGATATCATCGTTGGCCTGCCAATCTCATATTTCCTTCCGGATCTCCGCGACAACGAGGCAATCATAGAAGCTATCAGGAGAACCGGTACCTTCACAAATTTATCTCACAGTTTCCGTCGCAAAAAGAGGAAACGACGCAAAGAGTTGATTACTGTGGCGGTCCAGTTTTTTTCAAGGGACAAGGAAAGCGTTTCAGCATCCTTTATGGAAGTTGGCATACCGCTCTTCAGTAAAGAGCTGGCGGAATTCACCTTTGCCAATTCTTCTCACTGGATAGCGGAGACAGATGAAAAAGGAGTCTACACCTTTACATCCGAACACGTTCACTATCTGTTGGGAAAGAGCCCTAATTATTTCATAGGAAAGAAAATAGATGATACGATAGTGCCTGAAGACCGGCCAAAAGTCAGAACGATTCTAAAAAAACATCAAAATGAGGAAACAATAGAGAGTCATTATCTCAAGCGGATGTTCGGTGCCGACGGAGAGATAAAAATCATGGCCACCACCGTGGTCTCTCTTTTCGACCGGAAAGGTACATTGAGAGGATTGCGGGAAATCAGCAAGGATATAACGGCATCCTATCGAAAAAACAAAAAGCTCAAGGCCATGGAGCAGCAGATTTCCGATTTGCAGGCGGCAGTCAGGATCATTCTCAGTGAAGAGTTCAGGCAGAAGGCAATACCGCCGAAAAACATCTCTCCGCTCATGCTTGTCGTTAACGCAGTCCTTCTTAATCTTGAACACGACCCGGAGGAAATCCGAAACAAGAAAATAGCCTATCTAAAGGAGTTCTTCGCAAGCCCCACGCACCTGCTTAACGATAGGCTCACGAGTCTAACGAGCAGGGAACTCCAGATAGCAGGACTGATTCGCGACGGCTACACATCAAAAGAGATTGCTTCCATTATGCATATGTCTTCGCGTACCGTCGAAAATTACCGCCAGTCAATCAGGAAAAAACTTGGTATCATCCACTCTTCCGTTAGCCTAAAGGAGACTTTGGAACAAATTTTCTCGGAAAACGCTACGTAA
- a CDS encoding glycerate kinase, with the protein MKVVVATDSFKGSNSSRRVCEAIVSGMKRIYPRADYHIVPIADGGEGTIEAVLEVTSGTMKTVRVIGPLGKNVDARFGLLPGGRAVIEMAEASGLPLVDEQERNPMLSTTYGTGEVIKAALDAGCRELFIGIGGSATNDCGVGMAQALGFSFLDKAGKELPFGGGALSDLDHIDASKADPRIADLQVTVACDVNNPLCGPKGASRTYGPQKGATEAMVKELDAALAHCAEIIERDLGPSIAELPGSGAAGGLGGGLVGFLGAELQTGIDAVLSILRFDELVKDADLVVTGEGKLDRQTVFGKVPAGVASWTKKSGPIPVVAVVGDIGEGFEAVYDVGIDAVMSTVNKAMPLTEAMARSRELLVETGERVARIMKIGSQLPGE; encoded by the coding sequence ATGAAAGTTGTCGTTGCGACCGATTCGTTCAAGGGCAGTAACAGTTCCCGAAGGGTGTGTGAAGCCATTGTCTCGGGAATGAAAAGGATCTACCCAAGGGCTGATTACCATATCGTGCCGATTGCCGACGGGGGAGAGGGCACTATCGAAGCGGTTCTCGAGGTTACGTCGGGGACGATGAAGACGGTAAGGGTTATCGGTCCTCTTGGAAAGAACGTGGATGCCCGATTCGGTTTACTTCCTGGCGGTCGGGCGGTAATAGAAATGGCGGAGGCCTCGGGACTTCCCCTTGTAGACGAACAGGAGCGAAACCCGATGTTAAGCACCACCTATGGGACAGGAGAGGTCATTAAGGCTGCTCTTGATGCCGGATGTCGTGAACTTTTCATCGGAATCGGAGGAAGTGCGACAAACGACTGTGGGGTCGGCATGGCCCAGGCCCTTGGTTTTTCGTTTTTGGACAAAGCAGGGAAGGAACTTCCCTTCGGAGGGGGAGCTCTCTCCGACCTCGACCACATCGACGCCTCGAAGGCGGATCCCCGTATTGCCGATCTTCAGGTTACCGTTGCCTGCGATGTCAATAATCCTCTTTGTGGTCCCAAAGGGGCCTCGAGAACCTATGGTCCGCAAAAGGGAGCCACCGAAGCGATGGTGAAAGAGCTTGATGCAGCATTGGCACACTGTGCCGAGATCATCGAGCGGGACCTTGGCCCCTCTATTGCGGAACTTCCCGGTAGCGGAGCGGCGGGAGGACTCGGCGGCGGCTTAGTCGGATTTCTTGGTGCGGAACTCCAAACAGGTATCGATGCGGTGCTCTCCATCTTGCGTTTCGATGAACTGGTTAAAGATGCCGATCTTGTCGTTACCGGTGAAGGAAAGCTCGACCGGCAGACCGTTTTCGGAAAGGTCCCCGCCGGTGTTGCCTCATGGACCAAGAAGAGTGGGCCCATCCCGGTTGTCGCAGTGGTCGGAGACATCGGTGAAGGTTTCGAAGCGGTGTACGATGTCGGTATCGATGCCGTCATGAGCACGGTAAATAAGGCGATGCCACTCACGGAGGCAATGGCTCGAAGCCGTGAATTACTCGTTGAGACCGGAGAGCGGGTTGCCCGGATCATGAAGATCGGTAGCCAGCTCCCCGGCGAATGA
- a CDS encoding ABC transporter ATP-binding protein, whose translation MNSFKRILKFMRPYLPFAILGPLLMLLEVAMDLIQPRLMEKIVDIGLANFDYHYILKTGLMMAAAAVVGVLGGAGCSFFSTLAGVGMGTDLRSRLYSHIQRLSTSDIDRLSTGSLVTRLTNDIIQIQEISIMMLRILVRAPLQIIGSLIMAILISPRLSLILVLLIPLLLLSITIIMRRSFPLFTQVQERIDGINTVTQEALSGVRVIKAFAREEFETERFAKANGTLVKTMEKAATMIAWIHPVMILLLNGGIALALYFGGTLNTQGPLTTGELMAFLNYLMQLLMSLMMVSMILIRFSRGEASAKRIMEVFDTNPNLRDPAEPKHLSAPQGEIIFDKVSFNYGKNEEERNILDSISFTLQAGRTTGIIGTTGSGKSTLVHLLTRLYDVASGRILLDGIDIRELNQEDLRTLVTVVPQQAMLFSGTIRENITFGKPEATDSQILEAAEVAQIRDFIDKNAEGLDTVLQQRGVNLSGGQKQRLCIARALLPSPPVLILDDSTSALDAKTAYRLQQALCEKRRRMTTIIIAQRIASIREADSIIVLDDGAVVDMAPHEVLLQRCGLYRDIVRSQEGEGVLHV comes from the coding sequence ATGAACTCATTTAAACGTATTCTGAAATTCATGCGGCCCTACCTCCCCTTTGCCATTCTCGGGCCGCTTTTAATGCTCCTGGAAGTGGCCATGGACCTCATCCAGCCCAGGTTGATGGAGAAAATCGTCGATATCGGTCTTGCCAATTTCGACTACCACTACATCCTGAAGACGGGTTTGATGATGGCGGCTGCGGCCGTGGTAGGGGTCCTGGGAGGGGCAGGATGCTCCTTTTTTTCCACGCTTGCAGGAGTGGGCATGGGTACCGATCTGAGAAGCAGGCTCTATAGTCATATTCAGAGGCTTTCCACCTCCGATATCGATCGGCTGAGTACCGGCAGCCTGGTAACCCGCCTGACAAACGATATCATCCAGATTCAGGAAATCTCGATTATGATGCTTAGGATTCTTGTCAGGGCGCCGCTTCAGATCATCGGAAGCCTCATCATGGCAATACTCATCAGCCCGCGCCTTTCGCTCATCCTCGTACTCCTCATTCCCCTGTTGTTGCTGTCGATCACGATAATCATGCGTCGATCCTTTCCCCTTTTTACCCAGGTACAAGAACGGATAGACGGAATCAACACGGTCACCCAGGAGGCGCTCAGCGGCGTTCGGGTCATAAAGGCCTTTGCCAGGGAAGAGTTTGAGACGGAGCGCTTCGCCAAGGCAAACGGCACATTGGTAAAGACGATGGAAAAAGCGGCTACCATGATCGCCTGGATACATCCCGTCATGATCCTTTTGCTCAACGGAGGCATTGCACTGGCTCTCTACTTCGGCGGGACCCTCAATACCCAGGGGCCCCTCACCACGGGAGAGCTTATGGCCTTCCTTAATTATCTTATGCAGCTTTTGATGTCTCTCATGATGGTCAGTATGATCCTCATCCGTTTTTCCCGAGGAGAGGCTTCGGCAAAGAGAATCATGGAAGTTTTCGACACGAATCCCAATCTTCGGGACCCGGCAGAGCCAAAACACCTTTCTGCTCCACAAGGAGAAATCATATTCGATAAGGTTTCCTTCAATTACGGGAAGAACGAAGAGGAACGAAATATCCTCGATAGTATCAGCTTCACCCTACAGGCCGGACGTACCACCGGTATCATCGGGACTACCGGCTCGGGGAAGTCGACCTTGGTCCATTTGCTGACAAGACTCTACGATGTTGCTTCGGGAAGGATACTCCTGGACGGGATCGATATCCGAGAGCTCAACCAGGAGGATCTCCGAACGCTCGTCACCGTGGTCCCCCAGCAGGCAATGCTTTTTTCCGGTACGATCCGTGAAAACATCACCTTCGGAAAGCCGGAGGCCACCGACAGCCAAATCCTCGAAGCGGCAGAGGTTGCACAGATACGAGACTTTATCGATAAAAATGCAGAGGGACTGGACACCGTGCTGCAGCAGCGGGGAGTCAATCTTTCAGGGGGACAGAAACAGCGCCTTTGCATCGCACGGGCCCTGCTCCCCTCCCCTCCTGTTCTGATTCTCGACGATAGTACCAGTGCCCTTGATGCAAAAACCGCATACCGTCTGCAGCAGGCACTTTGCGAAAAACGGAGGAGAATGACCACCATTATCATTGCCCAGCGTATCGCATCGATCAGGGAAGCGGACTCGATCATCGTCCTCGACGACGGTGCAGTCGTCGATATGGCGCCTCACGAAGTGTTACTGCAACGCTGCGGGCTTTACCGCGATATTGTACGGTCCCAGGAAGGAGAGGGGGTGCTCCATGTCTAA
- the modA gene encoding molybdate ABC transporter substrate-binding protein — MKRGKTIVLIVLAIVMVVGSVNAESMTIAAGAGYRALVDDLSQLFTSKTGITVEHIYGNMGQVTTQAKRSGVVDLVVGDKSFFDKVKLPFDREYIVGNGRLVLAAAKDAGPADLGRLTAADVDRIALPDPKMAIYGIAATEYLEHSGLADKVADKLIQVGTVPQVSAYLISGEVDFGFINLTDVLAIKEKIAGYVDVPESYYSPIYIVARSMPDAPAGDATVRFGEFLDSPQAREIVKRHGL, encoded by the coding sequence ATGAAACGTGGAAAAACTATTGTGCTGATCGTCCTGGCGATTGTGATGGTGGTTGGCTCGGTGAATGCCGAAAGCATGACGATTGCCGCTGGTGCTGGCTACCGGGCCCTTGTCGATGATCTGAGCCAACTGTTCACCAGCAAGACCGGCATCACCGTCGAACACATCTACGGCAACATGGGGCAGGTCACCACCCAGGCGAAGAGAAGCGGCGTGGTCGATCTTGTAGTGGGAGATAAAAGCTTCTTCGATAAGGTAAAGCTTCCCTTCGACCGGGAGTATATTGTCGGCAACGGACGATTGGTGCTTGCAGCCGCAAAGGATGCCGGGCCTGCGGATCTTGGCAGGCTGACGGCCGCGGACGTCGATCGCATTGCCTTGCCGGACCCCAAAATGGCTATCTACGGCATTGCCGCAACCGAATACCTGGAACATAGCGGCCTTGCGGATAAGGTGGCGGATAAGCTGATACAGGTTGGTACCGTACCCCAGGTTTCCGCCTATCTGATCAGTGGGGAGGTCGACTTCGGTTTTATAAATCTGACCGATGTGCTTGCGATTAAAGAGAAGATTGCCGGTTACGTTGATGTTCCCGAGAGCTATTACAGCCCCATCTACATCGTCGCCAGAAGTATGCCGGACGCCCCTGCCGGTGATGCAACGGTTCGTTTCGGCGAATTCCTCGATTCGCCGCAGGCCCGGGAGATCGTAAAACGACACGGACTGTAG
- a CDS encoding ABC transporter ATP-binding protein, protein MSKSKNTAARVTALPSRGVGHGSAGMFKTEKAEVKNSRKTLRRFWNYMKAYKIRLLFVVFLVLVASLQQMLTPWLISIAIDRYILPGDLSGLLRIVLIMGGLIAIVAAAGWLQQYMMIRISQDTLGTLRRQLFSHLQRLDLKYYDAHTHGELMSRFTNDIENISNAMSQVVTQFLSSVIAILGVLVMMFILNPPLAVVTLTTVPLIFVVTKVIGKRTRESFKQQQRLLGTINGHIEESITGTTIIRLFRREAAEEKTLDSMNRELKQVSTKAQVLAGLMGPLMNLTNNIRYAVVAAAGGVFGIMGIASVGTIAAFLNYTRQFGRPISQIAQLYNSILSALAGAERVFEVLDQRPEIFSPDNGAAPSALRGEVTFRHVNFCYVQGKPILKDINLHAAPGGNIALVGPTGAGKTTIINLLTRFYDIGSGEILIDGKDIGEYDLTALRRNLGLVLQDTFLFRGTVMDNIRYGNMEADDDAVYAAARSSRAHHFIRHLPEAYQTMLSEEGGNLSQGQRQLLSIARALLANPSILILDEATSSVDSRTELLIQEGMSELMKGRTSFVIAHRLSTIRGADMILVLKEGTIVERGNHQELLKQNGFYAGLHAAHFETELR, encoded by the coding sequence ATGTCTAAGTCCAAAAACACGGCAGCAAGGGTTACCGCCTTACCCAGCCGGGGAGTCGGTCATGGTTCCGCAGGTATGTTCAAAACAGAGAAAGCAGAGGTGAAAAACAGTCGTAAAACCCTTCGGCGCTTCTGGAATTATATGAAAGCGTACAAAATACGACTGCTCTTTGTCGTTTTCCTGGTCCTCGTTGCATCCCTTCAGCAGATGTTGACCCCCTGGCTGATCAGCATTGCCATCGATCGTTACATCCTTCCCGGTGACCTTTCAGGGCTGTTGCGAATCGTCCTTATCATGGGAGGCCTAATCGCCATCGTTGCCGCAGCGGGATGGCTTCAACAATATATGATGATCAGAATCAGCCAGGATACCTTGGGTACGCTTCGTCGGCAGCTCTTTTCGCACCTCCAGCGGCTCGATCTGAAATACTACGACGCCCACACCCACGGCGAACTCATGAGCCGCTTTACCAATGATATCGAGAATATCAGCAACGCCATGTCACAGGTGGTTACGCAGTTTCTTTCCAGTGTCATCGCCATTCTCGGCGTGCTTGTGATGATGTTCATCCTCAATCCCCCCCTTGCTGTCGTCACCCTTACGACCGTTCCTTTGATCTTTGTCGTGACGAAAGTAATTGGGAAAAGGACAAGGGAAAGCTTCAAACAGCAGCAACGCCTTTTGGGTACCATCAACGGACATATAGAAGAAAGCATCACAGGAACGACGATCATACGCCTCTTCAGGAGGGAGGCTGCGGAAGAGAAAACCCTTGATTCGATGAACCGCGAGCTGAAACAGGTGAGTACCAAGGCCCAGGTCCTGGCGGGGCTCATGGGGCCATTGATGAACCTTACCAATAATATCAGATACGCCGTTGTTGCCGCGGCAGGGGGTGTCTTCGGTATCATGGGGATTGCGAGCGTCGGAACCATAGCAGCATTTCTCAATTATACACGGCAATTCGGCCGACCCATAAGCCAGATCGCCCAGCTCTACAACTCTATCCTCTCGGCCCTCGCCGGAGCCGAAAGGGTATTTGAGGTTCTTGATCAGCGTCCGGAAATCTTCTCCCCCGACAATGGAGCGGCTCCATCCGCCTTACGTGGTGAGGTCACATTCCGGCATGTAAACTTTTGCTACGTGCAGGGCAAACCTATACTAAAGGATATCAACCTGCACGCTGCACCGGGTGGTAATATAGCCCTGGTGGGACCCACGGGAGCGGGAAAGACAACGATTATTAACCTTCTCACCCGGTTTTACGACATAGGCAGCGGAGAGATTCTCATCGATGGAAAAGATATTGGAGAATATGATCTTACCGCTCTGCGCAGAAATCTCGGCCTCGTTCTTCAGGACACATTTCTCTTCAGGGGAACGGTGATGGATAATATCCGCTACGGTAATATGGAAGCCGACGATGATGCGGTATATGCAGCAGCCCGCTCCTCCAGGGCCCATCATTTCATTCGCCATCTGCCGGAAGCCTACCAAACCATGCTTTCCGAAGAGGGTGGAAACCTCAGCCAGGGGCAACGGCAGCTGCTATCCATCGCCCGTGCCCTCCTTGCAAACCCTTCGATCCTTATCCTTGACGAAGCAACCAGCAGTGTCGATTCCCGCACCGAACTCCTCATACAGGAAGGTATGTCGGAGCTCATGAAGGGACGGACCTCGTTTGTCATTGCCCACCGACTTTCCACCATTCGCGGGGCCGATATGATCCTGGTGCTGAAGGAAGGAACCATTGTCGAACGGGGAAATCATCAAGAGCTGCTAAAGCAAAACGGCTTTTATGCCGGTCTCCATGCTGCTCATTTTGAAACGGAACTGCGATAA